One window from the genome of Salisaeta longa DSM 21114 encodes:
- the ychF gene encoding redox-regulated ATPase YchF has protein sequence MSLRCGLVGLPNVGKSTIFNALSNAGAESENYPFCTIEPNVGVVPVPDARLETLGELADSADVIPTSIEFVDIAGLVEGASEGEGLGNQFLANIREVDAIIHVVRCFDNDNVVHVSGSVDPARDIDIINTELLLKDLETVEKRVEKARKPAKSGEKEAKQRYEVYQRLYDHLSEGHWARTFPAKAAELPLVDELFLLTDKPVLYAANVGEEDLPAGNDYVDDVRAIAADEEARVVTISAEVEAQIAELEEDERALFLEEMGLQESGLERLIKEAYELLGLITFFTAGPKEARAWTIRRGTKAPQAAGTIHSDFERGFIRAETLHYDDYVEQGSEAAARDAGVLRMEGKEYEVKDGDVMLFRFNV, from the coding sequence ATGTCGCTGCGCTGTGGCCTCGTCGGACTGCCCAACGTGGGCAAGTCCACCATCTTCAACGCCCTGAGCAACGCGGGCGCGGAGTCTGAGAACTACCCTTTTTGCACGATTGAGCCCAACGTGGGCGTGGTGCCCGTCCCCGACGCCCGCTTAGAGACGCTCGGCGAGCTGGCCGACAGCGCCGACGTCATTCCCACCTCCATCGAGTTCGTCGACATCGCCGGGTTGGTGGAGGGCGCCTCAGAGGGTGAGGGCCTCGGCAACCAATTTCTGGCAAACATCCGCGAGGTCGATGCCATCATTCACGTGGTGCGCTGCTTCGACAACGACAACGTGGTGCACGTGTCGGGCTCGGTCGATCCGGCGCGCGACATCGACATCATCAACACCGAGCTGCTGCTGAAGGACCTGGAGACGGTGGAAAAGCGCGTGGAGAAGGCGCGCAAGCCGGCCAAGTCGGGCGAGAAGGAAGCCAAGCAGCGCTACGAGGTGTACCAGCGCCTGTACGACCACCTCAGCGAGGGGCATTGGGCCCGCACCTTCCCGGCCAAGGCCGCCGAGCTCCCGCTCGTCGATGAGCTCTTTTTGCTGACAGACAAGCCGGTGCTGTACGCGGCCAACGTGGGCGAGGAGGACCTGCCCGCGGGCAACGATTATGTAGACGACGTGCGGGCCATCGCGGCCGACGAGGAGGCGCGCGTCGTGACGATCTCGGCCGAGGTGGAAGCCCAGATTGCTGAGCTGGAAGAAGACGAGCGGGCGTTGTTTTTGGAGGAAATGGGCCTGCAGGAGTCGGGGCTGGAGCGCCTGATTAAGGAGGCGTACGAGCTGCTGGGCCTCATTACGTTCTTTACGGCCGGCCCGAAGGAGGCGCGGGCGTGGACGATCCGGCGCGGGACGAAGGCGCCGCAGGCGGCAGGCACCATCCACAGCGACTTTGAGCGCGGGTTCATCCGGGCCGAGACGCTGCACTACGACGATTACGTGGAGCAGGGCTCGGAGGCCGCGGCTCGCGATGCGGGCGTGCTGCGCATGGAGGGCAAGGAGTACGAGGTGAAGGATGGCGACGTGATGCTCTTCCGCTTCAACGTGTAG
- a CDS encoding SDR family NAD(P)-dependent oxidoreductase, translating into MPPRPTDRNASHAPAIPELHDKVVLIAGGAGEVGEGLVRAFLAEGPTVVVPSRSDDKLDALRERLEADDRLVSWTGDVGSEAGSAALRDWGADTAGPLDAVVASLGSWWQGAPLTEVPLDTWHRLIDMGLTAHFVMAKTFVPVLAGRSGASYTLISGAGALHPVPGSGPISVSAAAQLLLKDVLAAESETVRINTLLLATPVITRPCPDGPDDWLTADDAGAHAVHLASDAARGQHGATVVLASCDQLPAQRAL; encoded by the coding sequence ATGCCCCCGCGCCCCACTGACCGCAACGCCAGCCACGCTCCAGCCATACCAGAACTCCACGACAAAGTCGTCCTCATCGCCGGCGGCGCTGGGGAAGTCGGCGAAGGCCTCGTCCGCGCCTTCCTCGCCGAAGGCCCCACCGTCGTCGTACCCTCCCGCTCCGACGACAAGCTTGATGCGCTTCGTGAACGCCTGGAGGCCGACGACCGCCTCGTTTCCTGGACCGGCGACGTGGGCTCCGAAGCGGGTTCGGCCGCCTTGCGCGACTGGGGCGCCGACACCGCAGGACCGCTCGATGCGGTTGTCGCCTCTCTGGGCAGTTGGTGGCAGGGCGCGCCGCTGACCGAGGTGCCGCTCGACACCTGGCACCGCCTCATCGACATGGGGCTGACCGCCCACTTCGTGATGGCGAAGACGTTCGTGCCCGTGTTGGCCGGGCGGTCCGGAGCAAGCTACACGCTCATCAGTGGCGCGGGCGCGCTGCACCCGGTGCCCGGCTCGGGGCCGATCTCCGTCTCCGCTGCGGCGCAGCTCCTGCTGAAAGACGTCCTCGCCGCGGAGAGCGAGACCGTGCGTATCAACACGCTGCTTCTGGCTACGCCTGTCATCACCCGCCCTTGCCCCGACGGCCCCGACGACTGGCTCACGGCCGATGACGCCGGCGCACACGCGGTACACCTCGCCAGCGACGCCGCCCGTGGCCAACACGGCGCGACGGTCGTGCTCGCATCATGCGATCAGCTACCCGCCCAACGCGCTTTGTAG
- a CDS encoding zinc-dependent metalloprotease: MASVHAQDLPSIAEKTEGMEQRDGFFPVYWDAAAGKVWLEIPQMEQAFLYVNSLPVGLGSNDIGLDRGQLGGERVVYFERIGPKVHLVQPNLDYRADTDNPMEAQAVTDAFAKSVLWGFEVAAATGDRVLVDATDFIVRDAHGIVRRLQQTDQGSFSLDASRSAPFPANVKAFPQNTEMEARVTFTGTDPGRYVRDVAANPQSFTLRVRHSFVQLPDTTGYTPRRMDPRSGYFGLMYRDYAVPIGTDITQRFINRHRLTCAEPPGADGLCPVAEPIVYYLDPGTPEPVRSALLDGARWWAEAFEAAGFENAYRVEMLPADADPMDVRYNTIQWVHRATRGWSYGSSVTDPRTGEIIKGHVTLGSLRVRQDYLLAEGMLAPYDGAHAEGFAPANDPMLAMALARIRQLSAHEVGHTLGLAHNFAASVNDRASVMDYPAPLATVEDGQIVLDDAYDTGIGAWDKAAIRYGYAQPAEGQTEAELLDSIIQSYQEDGLHYITDADARPAGAAHPLSNLWDNGADPVAALAREMEVREVALDRFDASVIRTGEPMALLEEALVPLYLRHRYQVEGTVKSIAGVRYSYALRGDDDATLPTPVDASQQRDALDALLQTVTPQALRLPPEVRAQIAPRPPGYPENRELFASHTEPTFDPYAPAEVAATMVLDLIIHPERAARLAYQSDLDANLPTLRTVLDEVTAAVWEAPVSGNAYDAELQRTVQQVWTDALLEQAGNDDAAPAVQARLTQHLRDLHRWLQAHPGSDAETQAHRAQAHAMIGRFLSRDQSAATMPADIATPPGSPIGSAAPSYVQRQERRRALLEAWAPERPACMVP, encoded by the coding sequence GTGGCCTCGGTCCACGCGCAGGACCTGCCCTCCATCGCCGAGAAAACCGAAGGGATGGAGCAGCGCGATGGCTTCTTTCCCGTTTACTGGGACGCCGCCGCGGGTAAGGTGTGGCTCGAAATTCCGCAGATGGAGCAGGCGTTTCTGTACGTGAACTCCCTGCCCGTCGGCCTCGGCTCGAACGACATCGGGCTCGATCGCGGCCAACTCGGCGGCGAGCGGGTCGTCTATTTCGAGCGCATCGGGCCGAAGGTGCACCTCGTGCAGCCCAACCTCGACTACCGCGCGGACACGGACAACCCGATGGAAGCGCAGGCCGTCACGGACGCGTTCGCCAAGAGCGTGCTCTGGGGCTTCGAGGTGGCAGCGGCAACCGGCGACCGTGTACTCGTCGACGCCACCGACTTCATCGTCCGCGACGCGCACGGCATTGTGCGCCGGCTGCAGCAAACCGACCAGGGGAGCTTCTCGCTCGATGCGAGCCGCAGCGCGCCGTTCCCCGCGAACGTGAAGGCGTTCCCGCAGAACACGGAGATGGAGGCGCGGGTCACGTTCACGGGCACCGACCCCGGCCGGTACGTGCGCGACGTGGCGGCCAACCCGCAGTCGTTCACCCTGCGCGTGCGCCACTCGTTCGTGCAACTGCCCGACACGACCGGCTACACGCCGCGGCGGATGGACCCGCGCTCCGGCTACTTCGGACTGATGTACCGCGACTACGCCGTCCCCATCGGCACGGACATCACGCAGCGCTTCATCAACCGCCACCGGCTGACGTGCGCCGAGCCGCCGGGTGCCGATGGGCTGTGCCCCGTCGCGGAGCCGATCGTCTACTACCTGGACCCCGGCACGCCGGAGCCCGTGCGCAGCGCGCTGCTCGACGGCGCGCGCTGGTGGGCCGAGGCGTTCGAGGCGGCGGGCTTCGAGAACGCCTACCGCGTCGAGATGCTGCCCGCCGACGCCGATCCGATGGACGTCCGCTACAACACGATTCAGTGGGTGCACCGCGCCACCCGGGGCTGGAGCTACGGCAGTTCCGTCACCGATCCGCGCACCGGCGAGATCATCAAAGGCCACGTGACGCTCGGCTCGCTGCGCGTGCGGCAGGACTACCTGCTGGCCGAAGGGATGCTCGCCCCGTACGACGGCGCCCACGCCGAGGGCTTTGCGCCCGCGAACGATCCGATGCTGGCCATGGCGCTCGCGCGCATCCGCCAGCTCTCGGCGCACGAGGTTGGGCATACGCTGGGCCTCGCGCACAACTTCGCCGCGTCGGTCAACGACCGGGCCTCGGTGATGGACTACCCCGCGCCGCTCGCCACCGTGGAGGATGGCCAGATTGTGCTGGACGACGCATACGACACGGGCATTGGCGCATGGGACAAGGCCGCCATCCGCTACGGCTACGCCCAGCCGGCCGAGGGGCAGACCGAAGCTGAACTGCTCGACAGCATCATCCAGAGCTATCAGGAGGACGGCCTGCACTACATCACGGATGCCGATGCGCGGCCGGCCGGGGCAGCGCACCCGCTCTCGAACCTGTGGGACAACGGCGCCGACCCGGTCGCCGCGTTGGCGCGCGAGATGGAGGTGCGCGAAGTCGCCCTCGATCGGTTCGACGCCTCCGTCATCCGCACCGGCGAGCCAATGGCGCTCTTGGAAGAGGCGCTCGTGCCGCTGTACCTGCGCCACCGCTATCAGGTGGAGGGCACGGTGAAGTCGATCGCGGGCGTGCGCTACAGCTATGCGCTGCGCGGCGATGATGATGCCACACTGCCCACGCCGGTCGACGCCAGTCAGCAGAGGGATGCGCTCGACGCGCTACTCCAGACCGTGACGCCGCAGGCGCTACGCCTGCCACCCGAGGTGCGCGCGCAGATCGCCCCGCGCCCGCCGGGCTATCCGGAGAACCGCGAGCTCTTCGCCAGCCACACCGAGCCCACCTTCGATCCATACGCGCCGGCTGAGGTGGCCGCCACCATGGTGCTAGACCTCATCATCCACCCCGAGCGCGCCGCGCGGCTGGCGTACCAGTCCGACCTCGACGCCAACCTGCCGACGCTGCGCACCGTGCTCGATGAGGTGACCGCGGCCGTGTGGGAGGCGCCAGTGTCCGGCAACGCCTACGATGCGGAGCTGCAGCGCACCGTGCAGCAGGTGTGGACCGACGCGCTCCTGGAGCAGGCCGGCAACGACGACGCGGCGCCCGCCGTGCAGGCCCGCCTCACGCAGCATCTCCGCGACCTACACCGCTGGCTGCAGGCCCATCCGGGCTCCGATGCTGAGACGCAGGCGCACCGCGCCCAGGCGCATGCCATGATCGGCCGCTTCCTAAGCCGCGACCAATCCGCCGCCACAATGCCCGCCGATATCGCCACTCCGCCCGGCTCGCCCATTGGCAGCGCAGCGCCGAGCTATGTGCAACGGCAAGAGCGCCGCCGGGCACTGCTGGAGGCGTGGGCGCCCGAGCGGCCCGCGTGCATGGTGCCGTAG
- a CDS encoding nuclear transport factor 2 family protein, which produces MPLTANDRLAIHELCARYYITTDEADVDGFMDCWADHDDIRFESAFGTYEGRAAIREFEDDHVHRGMAVGKRHLLSNVAVRPGEDDDTAYVTTYMTVLDVVNIPHVVATAIYRDSKVVRTENGWRFVYRHMDVDPGFQKLMDAQETEGKAEHDTEQPA; this is translated from the coding sequence ATGCCTCTAACCGCCAACGATCGGCTCGCCATCCACGAACTCTGCGCCCGATATTACATCACAACCGATGAGGCCGATGTTGATGGCTTCATGGACTGCTGGGCCGACCACGACGACATCCGCTTCGAGAGCGCTTTCGGCACGTACGAAGGCCGCGCCGCTATCCGCGAGTTCGAGGACGATCACGTCCACCGCGGCATGGCCGTGGGGAAGCGGCACCTGCTTAGCAACGTCGCCGTTCGCCCTGGCGAGGACGACGATACTGCGTACGTGACAACGTACATGACCGTGCTGGATGTCGTCAACATTCCGCACGTCGTGGCAACAGCCATTTATCGTGACAGCAAGGTGGTGCGTACCGAAAACGGCTGGAGGTTCGTTTACCGTCACATGGACGTCGATCCCGGCTTCCAAAAGCTGATGGATGCCCAAGAAACCGAGGGAAAGGCTGAGCACGACACCGAGCAACCCGCCTGA
- a CDS encoding SDR family NAD(P)-dependent oxidoreductase, producing MSLDLSDQIVLVTGASRGIGRAIAQQCAAAGATVAVHYGQSADAAADVAVRCGPTAQPFQADLTALDATEALVAQVLRAYGRLDALVLNAGVARSMPLAAPTEAWAADWNDTMHVNLRAPELLCRAALPHFQAQGHGRIVGIASRAAFRGDVPDYMAYAASKAGLVALMRSLARGFGSDGIKAFTVAPGFVRTDMAQAFIDQFGEGIVRDDLSLNELTEPEDVAPLVAFLLSGGADHATGTTIDINAGSYVH from the coding sequence ATGTCCCTCGACCTTTCCGACCAGATCGTTCTCGTTACCGGTGCCAGCCGCGGCATTGGGCGTGCCATCGCGCAGCAGTGCGCTGCAGCCGGGGCTACCGTGGCCGTGCATTACGGGCAGAGCGCGGATGCGGCGGCCGATGTTGCCGTGCGGTGTGGCCCCACGGCGCAACCGTTTCAGGCCGACCTAACGGCGCTCGATGCCACCGAGGCGCTGGTGGCGCAGGTGCTGCGCGCATATGGCCGCCTCGATGCGCTTGTGCTCAACGCGGGCGTCGCGCGGTCGATGCCGCTGGCGGCCCCCACCGAGGCGTGGGCCGCGGACTGGAACGACACGATGCACGTGAACCTGCGGGCGCCGGAGCTGCTGTGCCGCGCCGCGCTGCCGCACTTTCAGGCGCAAGGGCACGGGCGCATCGTGGGCATCGCTTCGCGGGCAGCCTTTCGGGGCGACGTGCCGGACTACATGGCCTACGCGGCATCCAAAGCGGGCCTCGTGGCGCTCATGCGGTCGCTGGCGCGCGGCTTTGGCAGCGACGGCATCAAAGCGTTTACCGTGGCGCCGGGGTTTGTGCGCACCGACATGGCGCAGGCCTTTATCGACCAGTTTGGGGAAGGCATCGTGCGCGACGACCTCTCCCTCAACGAACTGACCGAGCCGGAGGACGTCGCTCCGCTCGTGGCGTTCTTGCTCAGCGGCGGCGCCGATCACGCCACCGGCACCACCATCGACATCAATGCTGGGAGTTATGTGCATTGA
- a CDS encoding LysR family transcriptional regulator produces the protein MMELRHLRSFLAVADTLNFRQAAEHVHITQSALSRQIQQLEETLGAMLFDRSRRTVALTAAGRAFLPEAKQTLARAKQAQRTAQRAARGEVGRLVVGFVGPAIYSTLPHIIRAFQAATPDVELVLREMRSHAQRDALQQGTIDVAFAGLQPKNAKLVSEPVGRDAVMVALPADHRLTGVDAIDLADLSEDPFIIFERAFEPELFDALIALCQRAGFSPQIAQQANRIFVILGLVAAGLGVAFAPRSVQDAFSTQEVVFKRVLDATPTPTLRIVWRADNASPVLARFVETARASTDARPRPDDLMQPSTTDEP, from the coding sequence ATGATGGAGCTGCGCCACTTGCGATCGTTCTTGGCCGTTGCCGATACGCTGAATTTTCGTCAGGCAGCGGAGCATGTACACATCACGCAGTCGGCACTAAGCCGGCAGATTCAGCAACTAGAAGAGACGCTCGGTGCAATGCTTTTTGACCGGAGCCGCCGGACGGTCGCGTTGACGGCTGCCGGGCGCGCCTTCTTGCCTGAGGCAAAGCAGACACTGGCCCGCGCCAAACAGGCGCAGCGCACGGCACAGCGGGCGGCACGAGGCGAAGTCGGGCGGCTCGTCGTCGGCTTCGTGGGGCCGGCCATCTACAGTACGCTGCCGCACATCATACGGGCGTTTCAGGCGGCGACGCCCGATGTGGAGCTCGTGCTTCGTGAGATGCGGTCGCATGCACAGCGCGACGCGCTTCAGCAGGGCACCATCGACGTAGCGTTTGCAGGGCTTCAGCCGAAGAATGCAAAGCTTGTCAGCGAGCCGGTGGGGCGTGACGCCGTGATGGTGGCGTTGCCTGCCGATCATCGCTTGACAGGTGTAGACGCCATCGACCTGGCGGACCTTTCGGAAGATCCGTTCATCATCTTCGAGCGGGCGTTCGAGCCTGAGCTGTTCGACGCGCTCATTGCGCTGTGCCAGCGTGCCGGGTTCAGTCCGCAGATTGCCCAGCAAGCCAACCGAATCTTCGTGATCCTCGGCCTCGTGGCGGCCGGGCTTGGGGTCGCATTTGCGCCGCGGTCGGTGCAGGATGCATTCAGCACCCAAGAGGTCGTGTTCAAACGCGTCCTGGATGCCACACCAACGCCTACGCTACGCATCGTTTGGCGCGCGGACAATGCCTCACCCGTGCTTGCTAGATTTGTCGAGACCGCCCGAGCGAGCACAGACGCAAGGCCTAGGCCTGACGACCTGATGCAGCCGTCGACTACAGACGAACCGTAG
- a CDS encoding CCA tRNA nucleotidyltransferase, with amino-acid sequence MRFTTIESLAARVDAQPYGPLLRRVGRVAAREDIAAYAVGGLVRDLMLKRPTTDIDCVTVGAGTGIALAEAVADAVGGTTAHVYPNFGTAAVRVPAPGAADDTLVLEFVAARTESYRRDSRKPVVESATLAEDQRRRDFTINAMAMHLWPDAFGDLIDPFDGRADLQRRRLDTPLDPHATFDDDPLRMIRAARFAAQLEFRVADRVADAMRAHAGRVDILTQERITDELQKLIVTDRPSVGFKLLERSGILAHILPEVQALKGVDVRDGRDHKDNFYHTLKVLDNLAERVKERPAEETRWLRWAALFHDIAKPQTKRYSKAEGWTFHGHEEVGARMVPDLFRALKLPLDGRMEYVQQMVRLHHRPIALVDDDVTDSAVRRLLYEAGDAIDDLMTLVRSDVTSGNPHRRRRYLRAFDRVEEKMRAVEEKDRLRNFEPPVDGYEIMETLGISEGAAVGIAKENIREAILEGEIPNEHDAAFRYLQDIKDEALRRGALFQEMLKRLQGPERRAMGAVKEAIFHDPALPDDWDAALSYLVEVKDAALASADAS; translated from the coding sequence ATGCGCTTTACGACGATTGAATCGCTGGCTGCTCGTGTCGATGCGCAACCCTACGGGCCGTTGCTGCGCCGCGTGGGCCGCGTGGCGGCGCGCGAAGACATTGCGGCCTATGCTGTAGGCGGACTTGTGCGCGACCTGATGCTAAAGCGCCCCACGACGGACATCGACTGCGTGACGGTGGGCGCGGGCACCGGCATTGCACTGGCTGAGGCGGTGGCCGATGCCGTGGGCGGCACCACGGCGCACGTGTATCCAAACTTTGGCACGGCAGCCGTGCGCGTGCCGGCGCCCGGTGCGGCAGACGACACGCTGGTGCTGGAGTTTGTGGCGGCGCGCACCGAGAGCTACCGCCGCGACTCGCGCAAGCCCGTGGTGGAGAGCGCGACCCTCGCGGAAGACCAACGCCGCCGCGACTTTACCATCAACGCGATGGCCATGCACCTGTGGCCCGATGCGTTTGGCGACCTGATTGACCCGTTCGACGGCCGCGCCGACCTGCAGCGGCGCCGGCTTGACACACCGCTCGACCCGCACGCTACGTTCGATGACGACCCGCTGCGCATGATACGGGCGGCCCGCTTTGCGGCGCAGCTCGAATTTCGCGTCGCCGACCGCGTGGCCGATGCCATGCGCGCCCACGCGGGCCGCGTCGACATCCTCACCCAGGAGCGCATCACCGACGAGCTGCAAAAGCTGATCGTCACCGACCGGCCCTCGGTGGGCTTTAAGCTGCTGGAGCGCAGCGGCATCCTGGCCCACATCCTGCCCGAAGTGCAAGCCCTAAAGGGCGTAGACGTGCGCGACGGCCGCGACCACAAGGACAACTTCTACCACACGCTCAAGGTGCTCGACAACCTCGCCGAGCGCGTGAAGGAGCGTCCGGCCGAGGAGACGCGCTGGCTGCGGTGGGCGGCGCTCTTTCACGACATCGCCAAGCCGCAAACCAAGCGCTACTCCAAGGCCGAAGGGTGGACGTTTCATGGCCACGAGGAGGTAGGCGCCCGCATGGTACCGGATCTTTTCCGGGCCCTCAAGCTCCCCCTCGACGGCCGCATGGAGTACGTGCAGCAGATGGTGCGCCTGCACCACCGTCCCATTGCGCTGGTGGACGACGACGTGACCGACTCGGCCGTGCGCCGCTTGCTCTACGAGGCGGGCGATGCCATCGACGACCTCATGACGCTGGTGCGCTCCGACGTAACGAGCGGCAACCCGCACCGCCGCCGCCGCTACCTGCGGGCGTTTGACCGGGTGGAAGAAAAGATGCGCGCGGTCGAGGAAAAGGACCGGCTGCGCAACTTTGAGCCGCCGGTCGATGGGTACGAGATCATGGAGACGCTGGGCATTTCGGAAGGCGCCGCGGTGGGCATTGCCAAAGAGAACATCCGCGAGGCCATCCTAGAGGGCGAGATTCCCAACGAACACGACGCGGCGTTTCGGTACTTGCAGGACATCAAAGACGAAGCGTTGCGGCGCGGCGCGCTCTTTCAGGAGATGCTGAAGCGCCTGCAGGGCCCCGAGCGCCGGGCCATGGGGGCCGTGAAAGAGGCGATCTTCCACGACCCGGCTCTGCCCGACGATTGGGACGCGGCCCTTTCGTATCTGGTGGAGGTTAAGGACGCGGCCCTCGCCTCGGCAGACGCCTCGTAG
- a CDS encoding P-loop NTPase family protein: MTQALTNAQTLGELKAAGYRQRTVKEEIRANLMRKLRAGETIFPGILGYERTVIPQLQNALLGKHDIILLGLRGQAKSRIIRMIPTLLDAQVPIIAGSPLNEDPLQPVTKHGRELVEAQGDDTPIEWLPREARYGEKLATPDTTIADLIGDIDPIKAANLRLTYADEEVIHFGIIPRTNRGVFAINELPDLQPRIQVGLLNILEEQDIQIRGFNVRFPLDVLMVFSANPEDYTSRGNLITPLKDRIDSQILTHYPKTIDIGIEITRQEAWQQRDAAESETADVRVPHIFREVIEQIAFEARASEYVDQQSGVSVRMTRAALEDLISAAERRALINNEQETTVRVSDLNLVAPAITGKVELVYEGEQEGAQNVALTLIGRAIKTIFTQYFPDPADKEDGRDAYRTVLQWFAEGHTVTLDQDQSFEAYRAQLDRVEGLQALVTEHTTPTDAAAEAAMMELVLEALHQNSLVGKELSDGGRSYNDMMGSMLSGLGGDGGFDDDDDSDAWDAYQ; this comes from the coding sequence ATGACGCAAGCGCTCACGAACGCACAAACCCTTGGCGAACTCAAAGCAGCAGGCTACCGGCAGCGCACCGTAAAAGAGGAGATCCGTGCGAACCTGATGCGGAAGCTGCGGGCCGGCGAGACGATTTTTCCGGGCATCCTGGGCTACGAGCGGACCGTGATCCCGCAACTGCAAAACGCGTTGCTCGGAAAGCACGACATCATCCTGTTGGGGCTGCGCGGGCAGGCCAAAAGTCGGATCATCCGGATGATTCCCACCCTGCTCGACGCGCAGGTTCCCATCATCGCGGGCAGCCCGCTGAACGAAGACCCGCTGCAGCCGGTGACGAAGCACGGGCGCGAGCTGGTGGAAGCGCAGGGCGACGACACGCCCATCGAGTGGCTGCCGCGCGAGGCCCGCTACGGCGAGAAGCTGGCCACGCCCGACACCACCATCGCCGATCTCATTGGCGATATCGATCCCATCAAGGCGGCCAACCTGCGGCTCACCTACGCCGACGAAGAGGTCATCCATTTCGGCATCATTCCGCGCACCAACCGGGGCGTGTTTGCCATCAACGAGCTGCCCGACCTGCAGCCGCGCATTCAGGTGGGGCTGCTGAACATCCTGGAGGAGCAAGACATCCAGATTCGCGGATTCAACGTGCGGTTTCCGCTTGACGTGCTGATGGTGTTTTCGGCCAACCCGGAGGACTACACCAGCCGGGGCAACCTCATCACGCCACTGAAGGATCGCATCGACAGCCAGATCCTCACGCACTACCCGAAGACCATCGACATTGGCATCGAGATTACGCGGCAAGAGGCGTGGCAGCAGCGCGACGCCGCCGAGTCCGAGACAGCAGACGTGCGCGTGCCGCATATCTTCCGTGAAGTCATCGAGCAGATCGCCTTCGAGGCGCGCGCGAGTGAGTACGTTGACCAGCAATCGGGCGTGTCGGTGCGCATGACGCGGGCCGCGCTGGAGGACCTGATCTCGGCGGCCGAGCGGCGGGCCCTCATCAACAACGAGCAGGAAACCACCGTGCGCGTCAGCGACCTGAACCTCGTGGCGCCGGCCATCACCGGCAAGGTGGAGCTGGTGTACGAGGGCGAGCAGGAGGGCGCGCAAAACGTAGCGCTCACGCTCATTGGCCGCGCCATCAAGACCATCTTTACGCAGTACTTCCCCGACCCGGCCGACAAAGAGGACGGACGCGATGCGTACCGTACCGTGCTGCAGTGGTTTGCCGAGGGACATACCGTGACGCTCGACCAAGATCAGTCGTTTGAGGCGTACCGCGCGCAGCTCGACCGGGTGGAGGGGCTGCAGGCATTGGTTACGGAGCACACCACGCCGACCGACGCAGCGGCCGAGGCGGCGATGATGGAGTTGGTGCTGGAAGCCCTGCACCAGAACTCGCTCGTTGGAAAAGAACTCTCCGACGGCGGCCGCTCCTACAACGACATGATGGGCTCCATGCTCTCGGGGCTGGGGGGCGACGGTGGATTTGACGATGACGACGACTCCGACGCCTGGGATGCCTACCAATAG
- a CDS encoding SRPBCC domain-containing protein: MFTIEATIEIDAPPAQVWAVLTDTDGYADWSSLLHVVEGAFGPDARPTLRLDLPDGPTYSFRPTIIAFEPPHRLTWRAVTGIRGLFDGTHTFALTPLASGARTQLVNREVYSGLLAPVMKRLPMMRDAQPGFETMNAEIKTRAEQGHAPAPH; encoded by the coding sequence ATGTTTACGATCGAAGCCACGATTGAGATTGACGCTCCGCCCGCGCAAGTGTGGGCCGTGCTCACCGACACGGACGGCTATGCCGACTGGAGCTCGCTGCTCCACGTTGTGGAGGGCGCGTTCGGTCCGGACGCGCGCCCTACGCTGCGGCTGGACTTGCCCGATGGCCCTACGTATTCGTTTCGGCCGACGATCATCGCGTTCGAGCCGCCGCACCGGCTCACCTGGCGCGCCGTCACAGGAATTCGTGGGCTGTTCGACGGCACGCACACGTTTGCCTTGACGCCGCTTGCCAGCGGCGCGCGTACCCAACTCGTCAACCGTGAGGTGTACAGCGGGCTGCTCGCGCCCGTGATGAAGCGCCTCCCGATGATGCGCGACGCGCAGCCGGGATTCGAGACGATGAACGCCGAAATTAAAACCCGCGCGGAGCAGGGGCATGCCCCCGCGCCCCACTGA